A genomic region of Pseudoalteromonas piscicida contains the following coding sequences:
- a CDS encoding di-heme-cytochrome C peroxidase: protein MNNRLVIKYVSAAVACTLFLASCSSPSKKPSVPKETLDPVAESGQVPERVWLNQGWSDKLRQDFWFTGQGSQIIPYTWFTWLEQPNSKKLFRDSEHMEMLRYLPSKTAANNPSGLPIGFAVHNNQTTGQAWVGMTCAACHTNQIDYNGTKILVEGAPTLANFVLFFSRLNAALEATLNDNQKFSRFAMRVLKEGASQELIDDLRDDLKHVALATAERQTVNDLPEDYPDDFTSYARLDAFGNIQNAGTAFALDDLNNKNAPTAPVSYPFLWGTHQSNVVQWNASAPNIPVVGPLVRNIGEVVGVFGSLSIEEAPVWQRVWGKHARYSSTVDMHALGQLEAWVKTLLPPAWPEQYLPGIDTNKAAQGKMLFQANCANCHQLIDSKNLLKDYEAVKVPVKEIGTDPTMSNNASCHMAKTLFLEGTKTDIIAGDKFQAVDSAIDIPVNGVVGLVLKDPIKAIEAGLIAERTGPDGKKTTVKKSIEERLKVYLANRQQLTPNTNEDCVDGFYDAGVYKARPLNGIWATAPYLHNGSVPNLWSLLQSPESRPDTFWVGSREFDPINVGYITHQGMNEFNVNKASGEVMPGNDNSGHVYGTTLSDNEKWQIVEFLKTL, encoded by the coding sequence ATGAACAATAGACTAGTAATAAAATATGTAAGTGCGGCAGTGGCTTGCACATTGTTTCTCGCAAGTTGTAGCTCACCAAGTAAAAAACCTTCTGTGCCAAAAGAAACGCTCGACCCGGTTGCAGAATCTGGTCAAGTGCCTGAGCGAGTTTGGCTCAATCAAGGGTGGTCAGATAAACTTCGGCAAGACTTTTGGTTTACAGGCCAAGGGTCACAAATCATTCCCTATACTTGGTTTACTTGGTTAGAGCAACCCAATAGTAAAAAGCTCTTTCGCGATAGCGAACATATGGAAATGCTGCGCTACCTGCCCAGTAAAACCGCCGCCAATAACCCTTCAGGCTTGCCCATCGGTTTTGCCGTGCATAACAATCAAACCACGGGACAAGCTTGGGTCGGGATGACCTGTGCAGCATGTCACACTAACCAAATTGACTATAATGGCACAAAAATCTTGGTAGAAGGTGCGCCCACCCTCGCCAACTTTGTACTCTTCTTTAGCCGCCTAAATGCCGCGTTAGAAGCGACCCTTAACGATAATCAAAAGTTTAGCCGTTTCGCGATGCGCGTATTAAAAGAAGGGGCATCGCAAGAATTGATTGATGATCTACGAGACGATCTCAAGCATGTGGCGCTTGCAACCGCCGAGCGACAAACCGTTAATGACTTGCCCGAAGACTATCCAGACGATTTTACTAGCTATGCTCGACTTGATGCATTTGGCAATATACAAAACGCCGGCACGGCATTTGCGCTTGACGACCTTAACAATAAAAATGCGCCCACCGCGCCCGTCTCCTATCCATTTTTATGGGGGACGCACCAGTCAAATGTTGTGCAGTGGAATGCTTCCGCCCCCAATATTCCTGTGGTCGGCCCATTAGTACGCAACATTGGTGAAGTTGTCGGTGTGTTTGGTTCGTTATCCATTGAAGAAGCACCGGTTTGGCAGCGCGTTTGGGGAAAACATGCTCGATATAGCTCAACGGTAGACATGCATGCGTTAGGGCAACTAGAAGCCTGGGTAAAAACACTTCTGCCACCAGCTTGGCCTGAGCAATACCTTCCGGGGATTGACACCAATAAGGCGGCACAAGGGAAAATGCTATTCCAAGCAAATTGTGCCAACTGCCACCAACTTATTGATAGCAAAAACTTACTCAAGGATTACGAAGCAGTAAAAGTACCGGTAAAAGAGATAGGTACCGATCCGACTATGTCTAATAACGCAAGCTGCCACATGGCAAAAACACTGTTCTTGGAAGGCACAAAAACCGACATTATCGCGGGAGACAAATTCCAAGCAGTGGATAGCGCTATCGATATCCCAGTAAATGGGGTTGTGGGTCTAGTGCTAAAAGATCCCATCAAAGCAATCGAAGCGGGCTTAATAGCAGAGCGCACCGGGCCAGATGGTAAGAAAACCACCGTGAAAAAATCCATTGAAGAGCGCCTCAAAGTCTATTTGGCAAATAGACAACAGTTAACCCCCAATACTAACGAAGATTGTGTGGATGGTTTTTACGATGCAGGTGTCTACAAAGCAAGGCCGTTAAATGGAATTTGGGCAACCGCGCCTTATTTACATAATGGCTCGGTGCCAAACCTATGGTCACTACTACAATCACCAGAGTCGCGCCCAGATACCTTCTGGGTTGGCAGTCGTGAATTCGATCCTATCAACGTTGGTTATATTACTCATCAAGGCATGAACGAGTTCAATGTGAACAAAGCCAGCGGTGAAGTGATGCCGGGCAATGATAACAGCGGTCACGTTTACGGCACAACCTTGAGTGACAATGAAAAATGGCAAATCGTTGAGTTTTTGAAAACACTATAA
- a CDS encoding GNAT family N-acetyltransferase/peptidase C39 family protein, translating into MLQAALVLEKATQHDLNSLNALEQSCFSADRLSRRQLKHYISFEHSLLLTAKLAGELVGYGLLWLHQGTRLARLYSLAVSPHHQGKGIARQLMSELEVRAGEMGWLYMRLEVAKRNDAAIGLYKRMGYRVFGEYQNYYADHDDALRMQKCVRKLSQKAVLHQAPWYQQTTDFTCGPASLMMAMASIDPGCMGDQALELEIWREATTIFMTAGHGGCHPFGLALAAERRGFAAEVMVNTAGPLFLDGVRSAQKKQVMTLVHEQFRQECEYRDIAIHQADVKLEQVEQWLLQGSAVLALISTYRLNGKKAPHWVLITGLDELCLYLNDPDVEDDQNPIDCQQVPIARSDFEKMMTFGASKLSALVVLHESF; encoded by the coding sequence ATGTTGCAAGCCGCGTTGGTGCTTGAAAAGGCGACACAGCACGATTTGAATTCACTTAACGCACTGGAGCAAAGCTGCTTTAGTGCAGATAGACTGAGTCGCCGCCAACTCAAGCATTACATCAGTTTTGAACATAGCTTGCTGCTCACTGCAAAGTTAGCAGGGGAACTTGTGGGCTATGGATTGCTTTGGTTGCACCAAGGGACGCGGCTAGCAAGGCTTTATTCATTGGCGGTATCGCCTCATCATCAAGGTAAAGGGATCGCACGCCAATTGATGTCTGAGCTTGAAGTTAGAGCGGGTGAAATGGGCTGGTTATATATGCGTTTAGAAGTGGCTAAACGCAATGACGCGGCCATCGGCTTATATAAACGCATGGGTTATCGTGTATTTGGCGAGTATCAAAACTATTACGCGGATCATGACGATGCGCTAAGAATGCAAAAATGCGTGCGTAAGCTGTCGCAAAAGGCGGTATTGCATCAGGCTCCTTGGTATCAGCAAACGACAGACTTTACCTGCGGACCGGCGTCACTGATGATGGCAATGGCAAGCATAGATCCAGGCTGTATGGGCGATCAGGCCTTAGAGCTTGAGATATGGCGTGAAGCGACCACCATCTTTATGACCGCAGGTCACGGCGGCTGTCACCCATTTGGATTGGCATTGGCTGCGGAGCGCCGTGGTTTTGCGGCAGAGGTGATGGTGAATACGGCGGGCCCGCTATTTTTAGATGGCGTGAGAAGCGCGCAGAAAAAGCAGGTGATGACCTTAGTTCATGAACAATTCCGTCAAGAGTGTGAATATCGTGATATTGCTATTCACCAAGCCGATGTAAAGCTTGAACAGGTTGAACAATGGTTGTTACAGGGCAGTGCGGTATTGGCTTTGATCAGCACTTATCGGCTAAACGGTAAAAAAGCGCCGCATTGGGTGCTTATTACGGGCTTAGATGAGTTGTGTTTATATCTTAATGACCCTGATGTCGAGGACGACCAAAACCCTATCGACTGCCAGCAAGTGCCCATCGCAAGGTCGGATTTTGAAAAAATGATGACGTTTGGCGCAAGCAAATTAAGTGCGCTGGTGGTGTTGCACGAGTCATTTTAA
- a CDS encoding RimK family protein: MLSTLFVVDQNADVLPLANNVVTFETYLQEYPKLGESKLRVINLCDCDRYLSQGYYCSLLAEARNHQVLPSLKVINGLRDGDNALFLSQAWFDKRGIAITDDAELIIYMGETQQPEFSKLAAYLFQQFPAPLLKVTLQQQDKGVRVQVQRRDFSTLQVAQLEFCTQVLGHVHATQWNKRKSHKKYRWDIAMLVDHDEKLPPSNKGAISRFVKAGEKLGIKVHPLEAAELYNLGQYDGLFIRETTAIDHHTYRLAQEAEQKDLVVIDDPSSILRCCNKVFLHDAFNYKKVPSLETRFVSQCNEQIIDKLIAELSLPMVLKMPESSFSKGVFKVKTKEELGERLQELMSVSAIVLAQAYLYTDYDWRIGVLNGRAIYACRYHMARNHWQIYNHESKRNFSGGFDTLPTFEVPKAVLRAALKAAAVVGNGLYGIDIKEHNGKAYVLEVNDNPNIDQGVEDKYLGDELYMQVMSEFSRRLEARGKK; the protein is encoded by the coding sequence ATGCTATCTACTCTATTCGTTGTTGATCAAAATGCAGATGTACTGCCTTTGGCAAATAACGTAGTGACGTTTGAAACGTATTTGCAAGAGTACCCAAAGCTCGGTGAATCAAAACTTCGAGTGATTAATTTATGTGACTGTGACCGTTATTTAAGCCAAGGTTATTACTGCTCTTTACTTGCTGAAGCGCGTAATCACCAAGTACTTCCGAGTCTAAAAGTTATTAACGGTTTACGTGATGGCGATAATGCGTTGTTTTTATCGCAAGCCTGGTTTGATAAGCGTGGGATCGCGATTACCGATGACGCTGAGCTGATCATTTATATGGGCGAAACCCAACAGCCTGAGTTTAGTAAGTTGGCGGCGTATTTATTTCAGCAATTTCCAGCGCCTTTACTAAAAGTGACATTACAGCAGCAAGATAAAGGCGTGCGTGTGCAGGTGCAGCGTCGAGACTTTTCGACTCTACAGGTGGCGCAGCTTGAGTTTTGTACTCAAGTATTAGGTCATGTGCATGCCACTCAGTGGAACAAGCGTAAGAGCCACAAAAAGTATCGCTGGGATATCGCGATGCTGGTGGACCACGATGAAAAGTTGCCGCCAAGTAATAAAGGGGCGATCAGCCGCTTTGTAAAAGCGGGTGAAAAGCTTGGCATTAAAGTCCATCCATTAGAAGCGGCTGAGTTATACAACTTAGGCCAATACGATGGGCTATTTATTCGTGAAACCACAGCGATTGACCACCATACTTATCGCCTTGCGCAAGAAGCAGAGCAAAAAGATTTAGTCGTAATTGATGACCCAAGCTCGATCCTACGCTGTTGTAATAAGGTGTTTTTACATGATGCCTTTAATTACAAGAAGGTGCCAAGTTTAGAAACGCGATTTGTGAGTCAGTGTAATGAACAAATAATCGATAAACTCATTGCTGAGTTATCGCTACCTATGGTGCTTAAAATGCCTGAGAGTTCGTTCTCAAAAGGCGTATTTAAAGTAAAAACCAAAGAAGAACTTGGCGAGCGTTTACAAGAGCTGATGAGCGTCTCTGCGATTGTGTTGGCGCAAGCTTACTTATACACAGACTACGACTGGCGTATTGGGGTATTAAATGGCCGTGCGATCTACGCATGCCGTTACCATATGGCACGTAACCATTGGCAAATCTATAACCATGAGTCAAAACGTAATTTCTCGGGTGGGTTTGACACGCTACCAACGTTTGAAGTGCCAAAAGCGGTGTTACGTGCGGCGTTAAAAGCGGCGGCAGTTGTGGGTAATGGTTTGTATGGTATTGATATTAAAGAGCACAACGGCAAAGCCTACGTGCTTGAAGTAAACGACAACCCCAATATTGATCAAGGGGTTGAAGACAAATATCTCGGTGACGAGCTGTACATGCAAGTGATGTCTGAATTTTCAAGACGTCTTGAAGCGAGGGGTAAAAAGTAA
- a CDS encoding DUF3944 domain-containing protein, which yields MAYRYDSDLEFLGAIKSEDLSDLVYCLTHDKDGEERFTEELTQHANYKRHYPDHSMYWEEIAAEIQCFGANTFVTLLRGGKGVEYKEVLTDVCDKMKVNYNENSSVEKIEQNLLMKILEDAIEKMSPEELKELALSTGVENTSGITKEAMVGLFQAVFRAGGFKSYQLTLIIVNAVAKALIGRGLTFAGNAALTRTMAVLTGPIGWAITGLWTAVDVAGAAYRVTIPAVIQVSVLRQKHIYEKQAEEVEFS from the coding sequence ATGGCTTATAGATATGATAGTGACTTAGAATTTTTAGGAGCGATTAAATCTGAAGATCTTAGTGACTTAGTTTATTGTTTAACTCATGATAAGGATGGTGAGGAGCGTTTTACTGAAGAGCTTACTCAGCATGCAAACTATAAAAGACACTATCCAGATCATTCGATGTACTGGGAAGAAATAGCTGCTGAAATACAATGTTTTGGTGCCAACACTTTTGTGACTCTCCTACGTGGTGGTAAAGGCGTCGAGTATAAGGAAGTGTTGACTGATGTCTGCGACAAGATGAAAGTAAATTACAATGAAAACTCTAGTGTTGAAAAGATTGAGCAAAATTTGCTAATGAAAATTCTCGAGGACGCTATTGAAAAAATGTCTCCGGAAGAGCTCAAAGAATTGGCATTGAGTACTGGTGTAGAAAATACTTCAGGTATAACGAAAGAAGCAATGGTTGGTCTTTTTCAGGCGGTATTCCGTGCCGGAGGTTTTAAGTCATACCAGCTAACACTAATTATCGTAAATGCCGTAGCTAAAGCTCTAATTGGTCGCGGCTTGACGTTCGCAGGTAATGCTGCGCTTACTAGAACAATGGCGGTTTTGACTGGACCAATTGGTTGGGCTATCACAGGCTTGTGGACAGCAGTTGATGTTGCCGGGGCTGCATACCGTGTAACAATCCCTGCCGTAATTCAAGTATCCGTTTTGAGGCAAAAACATATATATGAAAAACAAGCTGAAGAAGTTGAGTTTTCGTAA
- a CDS encoding DUF6979 family protein, whose amino-acid sequence MSKYGDVAVGATHIAQTGVCPVEAWNTAAEKEFKDSTASIKKGCPKNAFLGLAENGFVVGVPKGSYTKSVLNKQYALRAVRLLNEKPDMQNDIKKLWIQSCGSESKVHNSQMDVVVSLWSQGLLE is encoded by the coding sequence ATGAGCAAATATGGAGATGTTGCTGTAGGAGCTACTCATATCGCTCAAACTGGAGTCTGTCCAGTTGAAGCTTGGAATACAGCCGCAGAAAAAGAGTTCAAGGACAGTACTGCTTCCATTAAAAAAGGATGTCCAAAAAACGCTTTTCTAGGTTTAGCTGAAAATGGCTTTGTCGTCGGTGTGCCCAAAGGAAGCTATACAAAATCAGTTTTAAATAAACAGTATGCTTTAAGGGCTGTTAGGCTGTTAAACGAAAAGCCAGATATGCAAAATGACATCAAAAAACTTTGGATTCAGTCATGTGGCTCTGAGTCTAAAGTTCATAATAGCCAAATGGATGTTGTTGTGTCGTTGTGGTCTCAAGGATTACTGGAGTAA